CTCTTGAAGCTAGGAAAAAAGGTTTAGAGCTTTTAAGAAAAGTAGGTTTAGAGGATAAGGCAGAAGCGTATCCAGATTCTTTATCAGGCGGTCAAAAGCAGCGTGTCGCGATTGCAAGAGCACTTGCGATGGAGCCGAAAATCATGCTGTTTGACGAACCAACCTCAGCCCTTGATCCGGAAATGGTCGGAGAGGTTTTGGAAGTTATGAAGCAGCTTGCTAAAGAAGGTATGACCATGGTGGTTGTTACACATGAAATGGGTTTTGCAAAGGAAGTAGGGGACCGCGTAATCTTTATGGACGGCGGGCTCATAGTTGAAGAGAATGTTCCAAATGAATTATTTGATCATCCTATGGAAGAGCGAACCAAAGCCTTTTTGAGTAAGGTTTTATAAAAAAAAAGAGGGAGGCTCCCCGCCTCCCTAATTTTTTGCCCATCTTTCAAGCTTGTCTGT
This Neobacillus sp. YX16 DNA region includes the following protein-coding sequences:
- a CDS encoding amino acid ABC transporter ATP-binding protein, whose product is MIEVKNLKKSFGTNVVLKDINVTVKPQEVVVVIGPSGSGKSTFLRCINLLESITDGHVYIEGTDITDKKSDINKVRTEVGMVFQQFNLFPHKKVIENIMLAPMKVRNTSALEARKKGLELLRKVGLEDKAEAYPDSLSGGQKQRVAIARALAMEPKIMLFDEPTSALDPEMVGEVLEVMKQLAKEGMTMVVVTHEMGFAKEVGDRVIFMDGGLIVEENVPNELFDHPMEERTKAFLSKVL